One region of Babylonia areolata isolate BAREFJ2019XMU chromosome 29, ASM4173473v1, whole genome shotgun sequence genomic DNA includes:
- the LOC143274924 gene encoding uncharacterized protein LOC143274924 produces MGRGDVVQGALLVAIATLGAALNVFLMLAILPNPRMRSVRQVLLVHLAVVGLVSSLVLTLPAGILQLVTSLHAVPPHRHWNHPPHPYPHPQAASSSSSSSSSSSSNQVQPPNVVRPSPFLSPDHPANQHWGPAPEGGGGGGGVYVGGEEVLGAGPVGSGSSGSAASSGEEALSGVESGPLCTAVGTSGVLLTAASVWTVAALAWDKHRAIANPLHHPLVAHKSTMAAWLAVLWTLAAALAMPPVFGGGDLQFVPALFRCGMHAGSPRGRWHAMLVVLVGVLTPLALMLYCYTHIFRIARAQSSRIAATMLRMVTLIQAPIAPPPARNAGLVRLRGTRAMATIVQLVGSCVASYVPWAVLLCHQAVTDVTPSGLPAATAAILLHAAPLTAATVYGLRNRNLRASFARFVSRRVQHVCRPHRRRPSVKSMRNSSSALNRKQAAQNGLSPSMSGLRRTFSLQSPTRRATALGQQVLEVNDALLPRPHSYNVLTTHFALPEVREHEQRGSELHDVIEMNSEFPAIELEMNSEFPGILERETVT; encoded by the coding sequence ATGGGCCGGGGAGACGTGGTGCAGGGGGCGCTACTGGTCGCCATAGCAACGCTGGGGGCGGCGCTCAACGTCTTCCTCATGCTGGCCATCCTGCCCAACCCGCGCATGCGCTCCGTGCGGCAGGTGCTGTTGGTGCACCTGGCCGTGGTGGGTCTGGTGTCGTCCCTGGTCCTGACGCTGCCCGCGGGGATCCTGCAGCTAGTGACCTCCCTCCACGCCGTCCCCCCACACCGCCACTGgaatcatccaccccacccctacccccacccccaggccgcctcctcctcctcctcgtcgtcctcctcctcctcgtccaacCAGGTCCAGCCTCCCAACGTCGTTCGCCCCTCGCCCTTCCTGTCTCCGGACCACCCGGCCAACCAACACTGGGGGCCCGCCCCGGAGGGAggcggcggtgggggtggggtgtacgtGGGCGGGGAGGAGGTGTTGGGGGCGGGGCCGGTAGGGTCGGGGTCGTCGGGGTCAGCAGCTTCCTCCGGGGAGGAGGCCCTGTCGGGCGTGGAGAGCGGCCCGCTGTGCACGGCGGTGGGCACAAGCGGCGTGCTGCTGACGGCGGCCAGCGTGTGGACGGTGGCGGCCCTGGCCTGGGACAAGCACCGCGCCATTgccaaccccctccaccacccgctCGTGGCCCACAAGTCCACCATGGCCGCCTGGCTGGCCGTGCTCTGGACCCTGGCCGCCGCCCTGGCCATGCCGCCCGTCTTCGGCGGCGGGGACCTGCAGTTCGTGCCCGCCCTCTTCCGCTGCGGCATGCACGCCGGCAGTCCGCGGGGCCGCTGGCACGCCATGCTAGTGGTGCTGGTGGGCGTGCTCACGCCCTTGGCGCTCATGCTCTACTGCTACACCCACATCTTCCGCATCGCGCGCGCCCAGAGCTCGCGCATCGCCGCCACCATGCTGCGGATGGTGACTCTCATCCAGGCGCCCATCGCCCCTCCCCCGGCGCGGAACGCCGGCCTGGTCCGACTCCGGGGGACGCGCGCCATGGCCACCATCGTGCAGCTCGTGGGGTCGTGCGTGGCTAGTTACGTCCCCTGGGCCGTGCTGCTCTGCCACCAGGCGGTCACCGACGTCACGCCCAGCGGCCTCCCAGCCGCCACCGCTGCCATCCTGCTGCACGCGGCTCCGCTCACGGCGGCCACGGTGTACGGGCTCCGGAACCGAAACCTAAGGGCCTCCTTCGCCCGCTTCGTCAGCCGCCGCGTGCAGCATGTATGCCGGCCTCACCGGAGGCGGCCCAGTGTCAAGTCCATGAGAAACTCGTCCTCCGCCCTCAACAGGAAGCAGGCGGCGCAGAACGGACTGTCGCCGTCCATGTCGGGGCTGCGGAGGACCTTCTCGCTGCAGAGCCCCACCCGCCGAGCCACGGCCCTGGGCCAGCAGGTCCTGGAGGTGAACGACGCCCTGCTGCCCCGCCCCCACTCCTACAACGTGCTGACCACACACTTTGCCCTGCCTGAGGTCCGGGAACACGAGCAGCGCGGGTCAGAGCTGCACGACGTCATTGAGATGAACTCGGAGTTTCCTGCTATAGAGCTGGAAATGAATTCGGAGTTTCCTGGCATTTTGGAGCGGGAGACTGTGACATGA